One segment of Nostoc flagelliforme CCNUN1 DNA contains the following:
- a CDS encoding thiamine phosphate synthase has protein sequence MVEPYSQKEQIQQVVYRILDANLDRAREGLRIIEEWCRFGLNNAQLALECKRLRQEVAKWHTPELRAARDTPGDPGTELTHPQEEQRASIKSVLQANFCRIEEALRVLEEYSKLYHPTMAKACKQMRYQVYTLESSLMGHQRHQLLWRSRLYLVTSPSETLLNNVEAALKGGLTLLQYRDKTADDSLRLEQARKLRQLCHIYGALFIVNDRVDVALAVDADGVHLGQQDMPIAVARQLLGSQRLIGLSTTNKEEMQAAIAEGVDYIGVGPVYETPTKLGKVATGLEYVSYAAKNCSIPWFAIGGIDANNINDVIDAGAERVAVVRSLMQAEQPTLVTQYLLSQLNRIKPEL, from the coding sequence ATGGTCGAGCCATACAGCCAAAAAGAGCAAATACAACAAGTTGTCTACCGCATTTTAGATGCCAATTTAGATCGTGCTCGTGAGGGCTTACGAATTATCGAAGAATGGTGTCGCTTTGGGTTGAACAATGCACAGTTAGCTCTTGAATGCAAGCGGCTGCGGCAAGAAGTCGCCAAATGGCATACCCCGGAATTACGGGCGGCGCGAGATACACCAGGCGATCCTGGAACTGAGTTAACCCATCCTCAAGAAGAACAACGAGCTAGTATCAAATCGGTGTTGCAAGCTAATTTTTGCCGGATAGAAGAAGCATTGCGGGTGTTGGAAGAATACAGCAAGCTTTATCACCCAACTATGGCTAAAGCTTGCAAGCAGATGCGCTATCAGGTTTATACCCTAGAAAGTAGTTTAATGGGTCATCAGCGCCATCAATTATTGTGGCGATCGCGTTTGTATCTTGTTACTTCCCCTAGTGAAACTTTGTTGAACAATGTCGAAGCTGCACTAAAAGGTGGATTAACGCTTTTACAATACCGCGACAAAACCGCCGATGATTCTTTGCGTCTGGAACAAGCCAGAAAACTCCGGCAGTTATGCCATATCTACGGTGCTTTGTTCATTGTTAACGATCGCGTGGATGTAGCTTTAGCTGTCGATGCAGATGGGGTGCATCTGGGACAACAAGATATGCCCATTGCTGTTGCTCGGCAATTACTCGGTTCGCAGCGTCTGATAGGTCTTTCTACCACAAATAAAGAAGAAATGCAAGCAGCAATTGCAGAAGGTGTAGATTACATTGGCGTGGGGCCAGTTTATGAAACTCCTACGAAACTAGGTAAGGTTGCAACAGGTTTAGAATATGTCAGCTATGCTGCCAAAAATTGCTCAATTCCCTGGTTTGCCATTGGAGGAATAGATGCCAATAATATCAATGATGTGATCGATGCCGGAGCCGAACGTGTAGCAGTGGTGCGATCGCTCATGCAAGCCGAACAGCCTACCCTAGTAACACAATATTTGCTCTCCCAACTCAATCGCATTAAACCAGAACTTTGA
- the thiS gene encoding sulfur carrier protein ThiS, translating into MSNEITIQVNGETHSCSFQISLPDLLQQLGFNPRLVAVEYNGEILHRQFWPETKVQPGDRLEVVTIVGGG; encoded by the coding sequence ATGTCTAATGAGATTACCATTCAGGTAAATGGGGAAACCCATAGCTGTTCGTTTCAAATTTCTTTACCCGACTTGCTCCAACAGTTGGGTTTTAATCCCCGCTTGGTGGCTGTGGAGTATAACGGCGAAATTTTACATCGCCAGTTTTGGCCGGAAACAAAAGTACAACCAGGCGATCGCTTAGAAGTAGTAACTATTGTTGGTGGCGGTTAG
- the blaOXA gene encoding class D beta-lactamase, with translation MQSFVFTIIGCLAVLSVITSGAMYVVAQPASTSSERLAVKTPNLGRHFQEFGREGSILIYDSKNNRFYQHNPQRNATAIAPASTFKIFNALVALETGVVPDDVAVLTWDGIHREIEAWNHDTNLRQAFKDSTVWFYQVLARRAGYERMQQFINKVGYGNRQIGTAADIDRFWLQQQLLQITPKEQIKFLQRLYQGDLPFSQRTINLVKDIMVREQTPDYTLRGKTGWLTTTKPNIGWFVGYLEENKNVYFFATTLDMDKVEDAPARIEITRRSLKDLGLLAQIN, from the coding sequence ATGCAATCTTTTGTCTTTACAATCATTGGATGTCTGGCTGTATTGAGTGTGATTACCTCTGGGGCAATGTATGTTGTGGCTCAACCTGCTTCAACCTCATCTGAACGTCTTGCTGTTAAAACACCAAATTTAGGGCGGCACTTTCAAGAATTCGGGCGTGAAGGCTCAATATTGATTTACGACTCAAAAAATAACCGCTTCTATCAACACAATCCTCAACGTAATGCAACTGCGATCGCTCCAGCTTCGACATTCAAAATTTTTAACGCGTTGGTAGCCTTAGAAACAGGTGTAGTTCCTGATGATGTAGCGGTTCTGACTTGGGATGGAATTCACCGAGAGATTGAAGCCTGGAATCATGATACGAATTTGCGTCAAGCCTTTAAAGATTCAACTGTTTGGTTTTATCAAGTACTAGCACGTAGGGCTGGATATGAACGAATGCAGCAATTTATTAACAAAGTAGGTTACGGGAACCGTCAAATTGGCACAGCCGCAGACATTGATCGTTTTTGGCTACAACAGCAGCTATTGCAAATTACACCCAAAGAGCAAATTAAGTTTTTGCAACGGTTATATCAAGGCGATTTGCCTTTCTCCCAACGGACAATAAATCTTGTCAAAGACATTATGGTACGTGAACAAACTCCAGACTACACACTGCGGGGGAAGACGGGATGGTTAACGACTACCAAACCAAATATTGGTTGGTTCGTGGGTTATTTAGAAGAAAATAAAAACGTCTACTTTTTTGCAACAACCCTTGATATGGATAAAGTAGAGGATGCACCCGCCCGCATCGAGATTACACGACGCAGCCTCAAAGATTTGGGCTTGCTGGCTCAAATCAACTAA
- a CDS encoding glycosyltransferase family 4 protein, whose translation MEHISQLTAEIRDKAAYPDILVISRIFLPKEAVIGEYIYNRCLQDPERVIVLAASCSGDKVFDEGQQFPVYRWFYPRYWRSGFVGNILKPWVNIVCSFVLAIRLYFRYHYRYIEWGHGYDFPSLLLLSYFLPIRFFIYLHGNDLDCTLHNPVLRSLFKLTLKRAEGIVCNSSYTRDYLRTAFRLDTPTHVINPVIRPEKFGNNVASPNSLDDLRVRVRQAYNIPESAIVILSIGRLVKHKGFDQVIDNIPLLLTFGVDVHYIICGQGSSESELKSLAHRLRVDKRVHFAGYVHERELAGYYAACDIFAMLTLLDTKANNMEGFGMVYLEASYFGKPVIAPRLGGVLDTVQHEENGILVNPNSGYEVFQAFNRLCKDQQLREQLGRKGKELAKRRTLHRSLYKSEG comes from the coding sequence ATGGAACATATTTCTCAACTAACAGCCGAAATTAGAGACAAAGCTGCATACCCAGATATCTTAGTCATATCCCGGATTTTCCTGCCGAAAGAAGCTGTAATTGGGGAATATATTTATAATCGCTGTCTCCAAGATCCAGAACGAGTTATTGTGCTGGCGGCTAGTTGCTCAGGAGACAAAGTATTTGATGAAGGTCAACAATTTCCCGTATATCGCTGGTTTTATCCTAGATACTGGCGTAGTGGCTTTGTGGGAAATATCTTGAAGCCTTGGGTGAATATCGTATGCTCATTTGTCTTAGCAATCAGACTTTATTTTCGCTATCACTACCGTTATATAGAGTGGGGCCACGGCTATGATTTCCCTTCGCTGTTGCTATTGAGTTATTTCTTACCTATTCGATTTTTTATCTATCTGCACGGCAATGATCTTGATTGTACTTTACACAATCCCGTGCTGCGATCGCTATTTAAATTAACACTCAAACGCGCCGAAGGCATTGTTTGTAACAGTTCTTATACAAGAGACTACCTCAGAACTGCTTTCCGATTAGATACTCCTACCCACGTCATTAACCCAGTAATCAGACCAGAAAAATTTGGTAATAATGTAGCAAGTCCCAATAGCCTTGATGATTTACGTGTTCGCGTGCGTCAGGCGTACAACATTCCCGAATCAGCAATAGTTATTCTCTCCATCGGCAGGCTAGTAAAACATAAAGGTTTCGACCAAGTAATTGATAACATCCCACTATTGCTAACTTTTGGGGTCGATGTCCACTATATAATCTGCGGTCAAGGGTCAAGTGAATCGGAACTGAAATCTCTGGCGCATCGTTTGCGGGTAGATAAGCGCGTCCACTTTGCCGGATATGTGCATGAGCGAGAATTAGCAGGTTATTATGCTGCTTGCGATATATTTGCCATGCTGACTTTATTGGATACTAAAGCTAATAATATGGAAGGTTTTGGTATGGTTTATTTAGAAGCAAGTTACTTCGGTAAGCCTGTAATTGCTCCTCGGTTAGGCGGTGTTCTAGACACAGTTCAACATGAAGAGAATGGAATATTGGTTAATCCCAATTCTGGTTATGAGGTGTTTCAAGCTTTCAATCGGTTGTGTAAAGATCAGCAACTACGTGAGCAACTTGGTCGCAAAGGTAAAGAATTAGCCAAGCGTAGAACTCTTCATCGGTCGCTTTACAAATCAGAGGGATAA
- a CDS encoding DUF1517 domain-containing protein — MRKKLQQTIKPLLKSLLALGLVLTLAFSHADGALAARSGGRIGGGSFRVPSSRTYTPRTYAPPGGGGYYPGGGFGGGFGFPFLLPFWGIGGGFGGLFSILIFFAIANFILQTFRRVSGGETPEADYTSNSPVSVTRLQVGLLAQARELQNELNHIAETADTNTPEGRAEVLQEASLALLRHPEYFVYAGGGTQQASLNSAESQFNRLSLAERSKFSEETISNVNNQLRAALAKDALPPAGELDNPTRLFTEGPGEYIIVTLLAATLGKFEIPTAINSADDLRQALRQIGSIPSEKLLAIEVLWTPQAENDTLTSDDVLANYPDLRLV, encoded by the coding sequence ATGCGTAAAAAACTACAACAAACCATCAAACCACTGTTAAAAAGCTTGTTAGCGCTAGGACTGGTGTTAACTTTGGCTTTTAGCCACGCCGATGGAGCATTAGCGGCCCGCAGTGGGGGTCGAATCGGTGGTGGCTCGTTTAGAGTACCTTCCAGCCGCACCTATACACCGCGCACTTATGCACCTCCTGGCGGAGGCGGATACTATCCTGGTGGTGGTTTTGGTGGTGGTTTTGGCTTTCCCTTCCTACTTCCTTTCTGGGGTATTGGGGGAGGATTTGGTGGTCTATTTAGCATCTTAATTTTCTTTGCGATCGCTAATTTCATATTGCAAACTTTCCGCCGCGTCTCTGGCGGTGAAACACCAGAAGCAGATTACACCAGTAACTCTCCGGTTTCTGTGACTCGTTTGCAAGTAGGTTTGTTAGCTCAAGCCCGTGAATTGCAAAATGAACTCAACCACATTGCTGAAACTGCTGATACGAACACCCCAGAGGGAAGAGCAGAAGTTCTACAAGAAGCCAGCCTAGCTTTACTCCGCCATCCGGAATACTTTGTATATGCAGGTGGTGGCACTCAACAAGCCAGTTTAAATTCAGCTGAAAGTCAGTTTAATCGGCTGTCACTGGCAGAACGCAGCAAGTTTAGCGAAGAAACTATTTCTAATGTCAACAACCAGCTAAGAGCGGCCCTTGCCAAAGATGCTTTACCTCCGGCTGGTGAACTCGACAACCCCACCCGCCTATTTACTGAAGGCCCTGGAGAATACATTATTGTCACCTTGCTGGCGGCGACATTAGGTAAGTTTGAAATCCCCACAGCGATTAACAGTGCTGATGATTTGCGTCAAGCTTTGCGCCAAATTGGTAGTATCCCCAGTGAGAAACTTCTGGCAATTGAAGTTCTTTGGACTCCGCAAGCTGAAAATGATACCCTGACATCTGATGATGTACTGGCAAATTATCCTGATTTGAGACTTGTTTAA
- a CDS encoding calcium-binding protein — protein sequence MPSVEADENREHRIKTEIIVDAEDKEDRAMGWYYYLEEALNFPFMGKWTKKGRKSGSTEEKQVEVLGMAPDDECLKDMFVEVAYINGKDDDVYSAKLSEITAIDVDSETQEAIADWLYWIARGYKF from the coding sequence ATGCCTAGTGTTGAAGCCGACGAAAACCGAGAGCATCGCATTAAAACAGAGATCATTGTAGATGCTGAAGATAAAGAAGACCGGGCAATGGGTTGGTACTATTACCTCGAGGAGGCTCTGAATTTTCCGTTTATGGGTAAATGGACTAAGAAGGGACGCAAATCAGGTTCTACCGAGGAGAAACAAGTGGAAGTGCTGGGAATGGCCCCAGATGATGAGTGCTTAAAAGATATGTTTGTAGAAGTGGCTTACATTAATGGTAAGGATGATGATGTATATTCTGCAAAGTTATCTGAAATAACAGCCATTGATGTTGACAGCGAAACTCAAGAAGCGATCGCAGACTGGCTCTATTGGATTGCCAGAGGATATAAATTTTAA
- a CDS encoding sugar O-acetyltransferase yields the protein MEKTEKQKMLAGELYLAEDPELAAEMKRASRLLRSYNSTTEEQQEQRQQILQELFGKIGQKALIVPPFHCDYGSNIFAGDRLYMNYGCVILDCNTVHIGENVLCAPYVQIYTAYHPTDPEIRLSGRELAAPINIGNNVWIGGSAIICPGVTIGDNTTIGAGSVVVKDIPENVVAAGNPCRIIRYLS from the coding sequence ATGGAAAAAACCGAAAAGCAGAAAATGCTTGCAGGCGAATTATATCTGGCGGAAGATCCAGAATTGGCTGCCGAAATGAAGCGAGCTAGTCGTCTGTTGCGAAGTTACAACTCTACAACCGAAGAACAGCAAGAGCAACGGCAGCAAATTTTGCAAGAATTATTTGGAAAGATCGGTCAAAAAGCATTAATTGTGCCACCATTTCACTGTGACTATGGCAGTAATATTTTCGCTGGCGACAGATTGTATATGAACTATGGCTGTGTAATTTTAGACTGCAATACAGTTCACATTGGTGAAAATGTCTTGTGCGCTCCTTATGTGCAAATTTATACTGCTTATCACCCAACAGATCCAGAAATTCGCCTTTCTGGGAGAGAATTAGCTGCCCCAATAAACATTGGTAATAATGTCTGGATTGGTGGCAGTGCAATTATTTGTCCAGGTGTAACCATTGGTGATAACACAACGATTGGTGCTGGCAGTGTAGTTGTCAAAGATATACCTGAGAATGTTGTCGCTGCTGGCAATCCCTGCCGCATCATTCGATATTTATCCTAG
- a CDS encoding GGDEF domain-containing response regulator — translation MFARKILVVEDEKILASNIRNSLQKLGYLVSGITNSGEEAIKKVAETHPHLVLIDVRLVGEIDGVNVADTIQNHFHAPVVFLIDCSEYKTLQKNQLSEAFSYIVKPFIESDLHFAIEMALYKHQSKKILYEEKQRLAAIINSMGCAVIVTYPNGSIQMMNPIAELITGWKQSEAFEKDLVEVVNLVDKDVGERIENLATYVIEAGEVLNLPENCTLITKDGKEIAIGDNVAPIRDQNGNITGAVLLFQDITKRKQTEAQLMRNAFYDGLTELPNRVLFLDRLRQTIERSKRRNDYYFAVLFLDLDGFKEINDRFGHGIGDDFLVAIARRLESCLRSGDTVARFGGDEFTLLLEDIKDITDATNVAKRIQDSLRLPVNLNGYQLSTTASIGITWNFSHYEEPATLLRDADIAMYRAKRQGKATYAIFS, via the coding sequence ATGTTCGCCCGCAAAATCCTAGTTGTTGAGGATGAGAAAATCCTAGCCTCAAATATTAGAAATAGTTTACAAAAATTAGGTTATTTAGTTTCAGGAATAACTAATTCTGGTGAAGAGGCAATAAAAAAGGTAGCAGAAACTCATCCACATTTAGTATTAATTGATGTCCGCCTAGTTGGGGAAATTGACGGTGTAAACGTAGCAGATACGATCCAGAATCATTTCCATGCGCCTGTAGTATTTCTAATAGACTGTTCGGAATATAAAACATTACAAAAAAATCAGCTTAGTGAGGCTTTTAGTTACATAGTCAAACCATTTATTGAAAGTGATTTACATTTTGCGATTGAAATGGCTCTGTACAAACATCAGAGCAAAAAGATATTATACGAAGAAAAACAGAGACTGGCGGCAATTATTAACAGCATGGGCTGTGCAGTGATTGTAACTTATCCAAATGGTTCTATTCAAATGATGAATCCCATAGCAGAACTAATCACTGGCTGGAAGCAAAGTGAAGCATTCGAGAAAGATTTAGTAGAAGTCGTTAACTTAGTTGATAAAGATGTAGGAGAAAGAATTGAAAATTTAGCTACATACGTAATCGAAGCAGGCGAAGTTTTAAATTTACCAGAAAACTGTACATTGATTACCAAAGATGGCAAAGAAATAGCGATTGGGGATAATGTTGCACCCATCCGCGATCAAAATGGCAATATTACTGGCGCGGTTTTACTTTTTCAAGACATTACCAAACGCAAGCAGACTGAGGCGCAACTGATGCGTAATGCGTTTTATGATGGGCTTACAGAATTACCGAATCGGGTTTTATTTTTAGATCGGCTCAGACAAACCATTGAACGTAGCAAACGCAGAAACGATTATTATTTTGCAGTTTTATTTTTGGATTTAGATGGCTTCAAGGAGATTAACGATCGCTTTGGGCATGGAATAGGGGATGATTTTTTAGTAGCGATCGCTAGACGTTTAGAGTCGTGCTTACGCAGTGGCGATACTGTAGCACGATTTGGCGGTGATGAATTTACATTACTTTTGGAGGATATTAAAGATATTACCGACGCTACCAATGTTGCTAAACGGATTCAAGACTCCTTACGATTGCCAGTTAACCTGAATGGATATCAATTATCTACTACAGCTAGCATTGGCATTACTTGGAATTTTAGTCATTATGAGGAGCCTGCAACTTTGCTACGGGATGCTGATATTGCTATGTACCGAGCTAAAAGGCAGGGAAAAGCTACTTATGCCATATTTAGTTAA
- the folB gene encoding dihydroneopterin aldolase, whose translation MNCIHLTGIRCYGYTGYLPEEQVLGQWFEVDVRLWLDISTAAKTDAIEDTLDYRSVISLIQHLVKTSKFALVEKLVATIADSILQECDRVTQVQVVLSKPAAPIPDFGGKISIELTKSKSNL comes from the coding sequence ATGAACTGCATTCATTTAACGGGAATTCGCTGCTATGGCTACACTGGGTATCTGCCAGAAGAACAGGTGCTAGGACAATGGTTTGAGGTGGATGTGAGGTTATGGTTGGATATCTCCACAGCGGCCAAGACTGACGCGATCGAAGACACTTTAGATTATCGCAGCGTCATTAGCTTGATACAACATCTGGTCAAAACGTCTAAGTTTGCTTTGGTGGAAAAATTGGTAGCAACGATCGCAGATTCTATTCTCCAAGAGTGCGATCGTGTAACACAAGTTCAAGTCGTTCTGAGCAAACCTGCTGCACCTATTCCAGACTTTGGTGGCAAAATTAGCATTGAACTGACTAAAAGTAAGTCCAATCTCTAA
- the menD gene encoding 2-succinyl-5-enolpyruvyl-6-hydroxy-3-cyclohexene-1-carboxylic-acid synthase, whose amino-acid sequence MFDLMPIAYKNVNQLWAYILTETLKRLGLTCAIICPGSRSTPLAIAFAQQAREIEAISILDERSAAFFALGQAKATGRPVVLVCTSGTAGANFYSAVIEASYSGVPLLILTTDRPPELRDCHSGQTVDQLRLYGNYPNWQTELALPSADLGMLAYLRQTIIHSWERAQTPTKGPVHLNIPFRDPLAPVPDGIDLSYLQSQFHPEDFFAGITNPCPMPHAPCPIPKEWKECDRGIIIAGVAQPSQPQEYCRAIAQLSQTLKWPVLAEGLSPVRNYAELNPYLISTYDLILRNQQLAKQLAPEMVIQVGEMPTSKELRSWIDATQPRRWVIDPSNQNLDPLHGRTTHLRISVEEIKVEERNLSLSSDYVQEWCNAEAKVRLVVDQTMGKIDEIIESKAAWLISQILPPGTPLFIANSMPVRDVEYFWKPNNLGVRSYFNRGANGIDGTLSTALGIAHRQQSSVMLTGDLALLHDTNGFLIRNKFVGHLTIVLINNNGGGIFEMLPIAKFDPPFEEFFGTPQDIDFAQLCVTYNVQHELITSWQQLQQRLNPLPTTGIRVLELQTNRKYDAKWRQENLRKFAEHIWI is encoded by the coding sequence ATGTTTGATTTAATGCCGATCGCTTATAAAAATGTTAATCAACTTTGGGCTTATATTTTAACAGAGACGCTAAAGCGGTTGGGATTGACTTGTGCTATCATTTGTCCGGGATCGCGCTCTACACCCTTAGCGATCGCCTTTGCTCAACAAGCACGTGAGATTGAAGCGATTTCCATTCTTGATGAACGCTCCGCCGCCTTTTTTGCTTTGGGACAAGCTAAAGCAACCGGACGCCCCGTGGTACTAGTTTGCACCTCTGGTACAGCAGGAGCAAATTTTTATTCAGCAGTCATTGAAGCCTCATATAGTGGCGTCCCACTGTTGATATTAACCACCGATAGACCCCCAGAATTGCGAGATTGTCACTCTGGGCAAACTGTAGATCAATTGAGATTATATGGAAACTACCCAAATTGGCAAACAGAGTTAGCCTTACCCTCTGCTGATCTGGGAATGCTAGCTTATCTGCGACAAACAATAATTCATAGCTGGGAAAGGGCGCAAACTCCTACAAAGGGGCCAGTACATTTGAATATTCCCTTTCGCGATCCTTTAGCACCTGTTCCTGATGGAATTGACTTGAGTTATTTACAGTCCCAGTTCCACCCAGAAGACTTTTTCGCAGGAATAACAAACCCATGCCCCATGCCCCATGCCCCATGCCCCATACCTAAAGAATGGAAAGAATGCGATCGCGGCATTATTATTGCAGGTGTTGCCCAACCGTCGCAACCACAGGAATATTGTAGAGCGATCGCGCAACTTTCCCAAACTCTCAAATGGCCTGTGCTAGCTGAGGGACTCTCGCCAGTCAGAAATTATGCCGAACTCAACCCCTATTTAATTTCCACTTATGACCTGATTTTGCGAAATCAGCAGCTAGCAAAGCAGTTAGCGCCCGAAATGGTGATTCAAGTGGGTGAAATGCCTACAAGTAAAGAACTGCGTAGCTGGATTGATGCAACCCAACCGCGACGCTGGGTAATTGACCCCAGTAACCAAAACCTCGACCCTTTACACGGGAGAACGACGCATTTACGGATATCTGTAGAAGAGATAAAAGTAGAGGAGAGAAATTTATCTTTATCCTCAGATTATGTGCAGGAATGGTGTAATGCAGAAGCGAAGGTTAGGTTAGTGGTTGACCAGACAATGGGGAAAATAGATGAAATCATTGAAAGTAAAGCAGCTTGGTTAATTTCTCAGATTTTACCGCCAGGAACGCCTCTGTTTATTGCCAATAGTATGCCTGTGCGGGATGTGGAATATTTCTGGAAACCGAATAATTTAGGGGTGCGATCGTACTTTAACCGGGGTGCAAATGGTATTGATGGCACATTATCCACTGCTTTAGGAATTGCCCATCGTCAGCAAAGTAGTGTGATGTTAACGGGAGATTTAGCTCTGTTGCATGACACCAATGGTTTTTTAATCCGCAATAAATTTGTGGGACATCTGACGATTGTGTTAATCAATAACAATGGCGGTGGTATTTTTGAAATGTTACCCATTGCCAAGTTTGACCCGCCATTTGAAGAGTTTTTTGGCACTCCCCAGGATATTGATTTTGCTCAGTTGTGCGTTACTTATAATGTGCAGCATGAATTGATTACTTCTTGGCAACAGTTACAGCAAAGATTAAACCCGCTTCCAACTACAGGTATTCGGGTTTTAGAGTTGCAGACAAATCGTAAATATGATGCTAAATGGCGACAGGAAAATCTAAGGAAGTTTGCCGAACATATTTGGATTTAA
- a CDS encoding IS982 family transposase → MLNEIIAIYAITDDLLKGIGHDEDGRILVSDAEIITTAVCAAMFFNGNHSKACTYMQEHGLIRNMLDKSRFNRRLHGIFMLMNDLFHQMGMILKEISDDTEYLLDSFPVAMCDNIRIFNVKLIKSEQYRGYIASKKRYFYGVRVQLLTTKTGIPVEFVFLPGSANDLRGLNALPLNLPPGSEIYGDAAYTDYTIEDDLEQTSQISLKVMRKQKSTRLDPPWIQYIKQHTRHYIETVFSSITSDFPKSIHAVTYQGFLLKLQAFIFAFTLQEAFI, encoded by the coding sequence ATGTTAAACGAAATAATTGCCATCTATGCTATCACGGATGACTTGTTGAAAGGGATTGGACATGATGAAGATGGTCGGATACTCGTAAGTGATGCAGAAATTATCACAACGGCTGTGTGTGCGGCGATGTTCTTTAATGGCAACCACAGCAAGGCTTGCACTTATATGCAAGAACATGGTTTGATCCGAAATATGTTAGATAAATCACGATTCAATAGAAGATTACACGGTATCTTCATGTTAATGAACGATTTATTTCATCAAATGGGAATGATACTCAAAGAAATTAGTGATGATACGGAGTATCTTTTAGACTCATTCCCAGTAGCGATGTGTGATAATATTCGCATTTTTAATGTCAAGTTAATTAAGTCCGAGCAGTATCGAGGTTATATTGCATCCAAGAAAAGATACTTCTATGGTGTGCGAGTTCAATTATTAACAACCAAAACCGGGATTCCTGTGGAATTTGTGTTTTTACCTGGGAGTGCCAATGATCTACGTGGGTTAAATGCCTTACCCTTAAATCTGCCGCCAGGGAGTGAAATTTATGGCGATGCAGCTTACACAGATTACACCATTGAAGATGACTTGGAACAAACTAGTCAAATTAGTTTGAAAGTGATGCGGAAACAGAAATCCACTCGTCTTGACCCTCCTTGGATTCAATATATTAAACAACATACTCGCCATTATATTGAAACTGTATTTAGTTCGATTACAAGTGATTTTCCCAAATCCATTCATGCCGTTACCTATCAAGGGTTTTTACTGAAACTTCAGGCATTTATTTTTGCCTTCACTCTCCAAGAAGCATTTATCTAG
- a CDS encoding DUF4351 domain-containing protein: MLGLNLEEPRAIREAKEKGERKVVLRQLNRLVGAIPDALLSQIQGLSVEQLEALADALLDFSTLTDLEGWLQGEVRG; encoded by the coding sequence ATGTTGGGACTGAATTTGGAAGAACCACGGGCGATTCGGGAAGCAAAGGAAAAAGGAGAAAGAAAGGTCGTTTTACGACAGTTAAACCGACTTGTGGGTGCAATTCCTGATGCGCTTCTGTCTCAGATTCAAGGGTTATCGGTGGAACAGTTAGAAGCTTTAGCTGATGCTTTGTTGGATTTCTCTACTCTTACCGATTTGGAAGGATGGTTACAAGGTGAAGTAAGGGGGTAA